A window of Pusillimonas sp. T7-7 contains these coding sequences:
- a CDS encoding response regulator transcription factor, which translates to MRILIAEDDSILADGLSRSLRYEGYAVDVVNDGSSADSALKLQSFDLLILDLDLPQLHGLAVLRLLRQRQTPLPVLILTAADSVEQRVKGLDLGADDYMAKPFALTELEARVRALTRRSAGIGATVLRYKQLSFDLNGRIAHISDQPLELSARETSLLEIFLSRCGRMISKNQLVDLLCQWGEEVTPNAIEVYIHRLRKKIEPSGARIVTVRGLGYCLEPENRSDSLAA; encoded by the coding sequence ATGCGTATTCTAATCGCCGAGGACGACAGTATTCTTGCCGATGGACTTTCTCGTTCTCTTCGCTACGAAGGCTATGCCGTTGATGTCGTCAACGATGGTTCCAGCGCCGATTCTGCGCTGAAGCTGCAAAGTTTTGACCTGCTTATACTCGATCTCGACCTGCCCCAGTTGCACGGTCTTGCGGTACTGCGATTGCTGCGGCAGCGTCAAACTCCCCTGCCGGTACTTATTTTGACCGCCGCCGATAGCGTGGAACAACGCGTCAAAGGTCTGGACCTCGGCGCCGACGACTATATGGCCAAGCCTTTTGCCTTGACCGAGCTCGAAGCACGCGTAAGGGCGCTCACCCGCCGCAGCGCAGGCATCGGCGCCACCGTACTGCGGTATAAACAGCTTAGCTTCGATCTGAACGGGCGCATCGCCCATATCAGCGATCAGCCGCTGGAGCTCTCCGCCCGCGAAACCAGCTTGCTCGAAATATTTCTTTCGCGCTGCGGCCGCATGATCAGCAAGAATCAGCTCGTGGACCTGCTATGCCAATGGGGCGAAGAAGTCACCCCGAACGCCATCGAAGTCTATATACACAGACTGCGTAAAAAAATAGAACCCAGCGGGGCCAGAATCGTCACCGTTCGCGGCCTGGGATACTGCCTCGAACCCGAAAACCGCAGTGATTCCCTTGCGGCCTGA
- the metE gene encoding 5-methyltetrahydropteroyltriglutamate--homocysteine S-methyltransferase produces MTITHNLGFPRIGVRRELKSSLEAYWAGKQTLPELEATGRELRARHWRLQAKSGLQFVPVGDFAWYDHILEWTTLLGAVPARFGQPSDEDVGLDTLFRMARGRAPSGSPAAACEMTKWFDTNYHYIVPELVPEQSYRIARSYLFDQIREAQSLGHKAKPVIPGPLTWLWLGKGDAFAQGASDTAKLTLLDNLVPVYVQALEQIQNLGVEWVQIDEPILGLDLPDAWQQAFQPVYETLAKGGPRVLLATYFEDLKENVQVLKGLPVDGVHVDLVRAPDQLARVAAVLDDRQVLSAGLIDGRNVWRSDLDKAGDQIRQVAQQRGDRLWLAPSCSLLHVPVDLDAERDLDAELRSWLSFATQKLDELNVLASSLANTVDADTQEALVQQRVALINRKNSSRIHNPAVQQRLKASVSVTRDRAPFQQRIASQQKKLGLPSYPTTTIGSFPQTSEIRLARRDWKQGALSDTAYEKAMRAEIEHVIRFQEKIGLDVLVHGEPERNDMVEYFGELLGGFAFTQNGWVQSYGSRCVKPPIIFGDVVRPAAMTVAWSAYAQSLTEKPVKGMLTGPVTILQWSFVRDDQPRATTCQQLALALRDEVTDLEAAGITVIQIDEPAFREGLPLRRADWRVYLDWAVDCFRLSTGGVQDDTQIHTHMCYSEFNDIIESIAAMDADVITIETSRSNMELLGAFEDFHYPNDIGPGVYDIHSPNVPQLEWMVDLMKKASGRLPAERLWVNPDCGLKTRGWPETEAALLAMVKAAETLRYT; encoded by the coding sequence ATGACGATTACTCATAATTTAGGCTTCCCTCGTATCGGGGTTCGGCGCGAATTGAAAAGCTCCCTGGAAGCCTATTGGGCAGGCAAGCAGACTTTGCCTGAGCTGGAAGCCACCGGGCGTGAGCTAAGGGCAAGGCACTGGCGCTTGCAAGCCAAGTCAGGCCTCCAATTTGTGCCGGTAGGCGATTTTGCCTGGTATGACCATATCCTTGAATGGACGACTCTATTGGGGGCCGTGCCTGCCCGTTTTGGCCAGCCCTCTGACGAGGACGTGGGGCTTGATACGCTGTTTCGCATGGCGCGGGGACGCGCGCCCAGCGGCTCGCCTGCCGCCGCATGTGAAATGACCAAGTGGTTCGATACCAACTATCACTACATAGTGCCCGAGCTGGTTCCGGAGCAGTCTTACCGCATCGCACGCAGCTATTTATTCGATCAGATTCGTGAAGCGCAAAGCCTGGGTCACAAGGCCAAGCCCGTCATTCCTGGCCCCTTGACCTGGCTGTGGCTGGGCAAGGGCGACGCATTCGCTCAGGGCGCCAGCGATACCGCCAAGCTGACCTTGCTCGACAATCTTGTGCCGGTGTATGTCCAGGCCCTGGAGCAGATTCAGAACCTGGGCGTGGAGTGGGTGCAGATAGACGAACCCATACTGGGCCTGGATCTACCTGACGCCTGGCAGCAGGCTTTCCAGCCTGTCTATGAAACCCTGGCCAAAGGCGGGCCGCGTGTACTGCTGGCCACCTACTTCGAAGACTTGAAAGAGAACGTCCAAGTATTGAAGGGGCTGCCGGTCGACGGCGTGCACGTCGATCTGGTGCGTGCGCCAGATCAGCTTGCCCGTGTCGCGGCAGTACTGGATGACAGGCAAGTGCTGTCGGCTGGTCTGATCGATGGCCGCAATGTATGGCGCAGCGATCTGGACAAGGCGGGTGATCAGATTCGTCAGGTGGCGCAGCAGCGCGGCGACCGCCTGTGGCTGGCCCCATCGTGTTCACTGCTGCATGTGCCGGTCGATCTGGATGCCGAACGTGATCTGGATGCGGAGCTGCGCAGTTGGCTGTCGTTTGCGACGCAAAAACTGGATGAGCTCAATGTATTGGCCAGCTCCCTGGCCAATACGGTGGATGCAGACACACAGGAGGCATTGGTACAGCAGCGCGTAGCGCTGATAAACAGGAAAAACTCCAGCCGTATCCATAATCCCGCCGTGCAGCAGCGCCTGAAGGCGTCCGTCAGCGTGACTCGTGATCGCGCTCCGTTCCAGCAGCGTATTGCGAGCCAGCAAAAAAAGCTGGGCTTGCCCAGTTATCCAACCACCACCATTGGCTCCTTTCCGCAGACGTCCGAAATCAGGTTGGCGCGCCGTGACTGGAAGCAGGGTGCGCTAAGCGATACAGCCTATGAAAAGGCCATGCGCGCCGAAATTGAGCATGTCATCCGCTTTCAGGAGAAAATCGGGCTGGATGTGCTGGTGCACGGTGAACCTGAGCGCAACGACATGGTTGAGTATTTTGGCGAGCTGCTGGGCGGTTTTGCTTTTACCCAGAACGGATGGGTGCAAAGCTACGGTTCGCGCTGCGTGAAGCCCCCCATTATTTTTGGTGACGTGGTTCGCCCTGCGGCCATGACGGTTGCTTGGTCCGCTTATGCGCAATCGCTGACCGAAAAGCCGGTCAAAGGGATGCTCACCGGTCCGGTCACCATTCTGCAATGGTCTTTTGTCCGGGACGATCAGCCGCGCGCCACCACTTGCCAGCAACTGGCTCTGGCCTTGCGTGATGAGGTTACCGACCTGGAGGCGGCCGGCATCACTGTGATCCAGATCGATGAGCCGGCGTTTCGCGAAGGCCTGCCGCTGCGGCGTGCCGACTGGCGGGTTTATCTGGACTGGGCAGTGGACTGCTTTCGTCTGTCTACGGGCGGCGTGCAGGACGATACGCAAATCCATACGCATATGTGCTATTCAGAGTTCAATGACATCATTGAATCCATTGCCGCCATGGATGCCGACGTCATCACCATAGAAACTTCGCGTTCCAATATGGAGTTGTTGGGGGCATTCGAAGATTTTCATTATCCCAACGATATTGGGCCGGGAGTCTACGATATCCACTCGCCCAATGTGCCCCAGCTTGAATGGATGGTTGATTTAATGAAGAAAGCCAGTGGGCGGTTGCCTGCCGAGCGCTTGTGGGTAAACCCCGACTGCGGCTTGAAAACCAGAGGCTGGCCCGAGACCGAGGCAGCTTTACTGGCCATGGTCAAGGCAGCTGAAACACTGCGTTATACTTAG
- the sucD gene encoding succinate--CoA ligase subunit alpha — protein sequence MSILINKDTKVITQGITGKTGQFHTHMCREYANGKDAFVAGVHPKKAGENFEGVPIFGTVKDAKAETGATVSVIYVPPAGAAAAIWEAVEADLDLVICITEGIPVRDMLELRNRMRDQNKKTLLLGPNCPGLITPDELKIGIMPGHISRKGRIGVVSRSGTLTYEAVAQLTELGLGQSTAVGIGGDPINGLKHIDVLQMFNDDPDTDAVVMIGEIGGPDEVNAAEWAKDNMKKPVVGFIAGVTAPAGKRMGHAGALISGGADTADAKLEIMEACGIRTTRDPSEMGKLLKSVL from the coding sequence ATGTCGATTCTGATCAACAAAGACACTAAAGTCATCACTCAGGGAATTACCGGCAAGACCGGGCAGTTCCACACCCATATGTGCCGCGAATACGCGAACGGCAAAGATGCCTTCGTTGCGGGTGTCCATCCCAAGAAAGCCGGCGAGAACTTCGAGGGCGTGCCTATTTTCGGCACGGTTAAAGACGCCAAGGCCGAAACCGGTGCAACGGTTTCCGTCATTTATGTGCCGCCCGCAGGCGCCGCAGCCGCCATCTGGGAAGCTGTTGAAGCCGATCTGGACCTGGTGATCTGCATTACCGAAGGCATCCCCGTGCGCGATATGCTTGAACTGCGTAATCGCATGCGTGACCAAAACAAAAAAACCTTGTTGCTGGGTCCAAACTGCCCCGGTCTGATTACACCAGACGAACTCAAGATCGGCATCATGCCCGGCCATATTTCCCGCAAGGGCCGCATAGGCGTGGTCAGCCGCTCCGGTACGCTGACTTACGAAGCCGTGGCTCAATTGACCGAACTCGGACTGGGCCAGTCCACCGCTGTGGGTATTGGTGGCGATCCCATCAATGGCCTGAAGCATATCGACGTCCTGCAAATGTTCAACGATGACCCCGATACCGATGCGGTCGTCATGATTGGCGAAATTGGCGGTCCCGACGAGGTCAATGCCGCCGAGTGGGCCAAAGACAACATGAAGAAGCCGGTAGTTGGCTTTATCGCAGGTGTGACGGCTCCGGCCGGCAAGCGTATGGGACACGCCGGCGCCCTGATTTCCGGTGGCGCCGATACGGCCGACGCCAAGCTTGAAATCATGGAAGCATGCGGTATACGCACGACCCGTGATCCATCCGAAATGGGTAAACTGCTCAAGTCGGTGCTGTAA
- a CDS encoding DUF2889 domain-containing protein: MPLPPPDIAREPLHTRSIRVDSYAREDGQWDLEAELIDSKAYDFPKQAGTHYAGQPIHHMHLRITIDEEFSITAAVAAYDAAPYAENCSCIAPDYQALVGMNLLRNFRQTVKDRFARVAGCTHMTELSYVLPTVAVQTMSNRRRQEQATDPQRKPFQLSGCHALRLDGPVAKEFYPQWYVAPKAEAKCE, encoded by the coding sequence ATGCCTTTGCCGCCTCCTGATATTGCTCGCGAGCCATTACATACGCGCTCCATACGTGTAGACTCGTATGCACGGGAGGACGGCCAATGGGACCTTGAAGCCGAGCTTATAGACTCCAAGGCTTACGACTTTCCCAAGCAGGCTGGTACACATTATGCGGGCCAGCCCATCCATCACATGCATCTTCGCATCACGATCGACGAGGAATTTTCGATCACAGCGGCCGTGGCCGCTTACGATGCCGCTCCCTACGCAGAAAACTGTTCTTGCATAGCGCCTGACTATCAGGCGCTGGTAGGCATGAATCTGCTACGCAATTTTCGTCAAACCGTCAAAGACCGGTTTGCACGTGTGGCAGGCTGTACGCATATGACCGAACTGTCGTATGTTCTGCCCACTGTGGCTGTGCAGACCATGTCCAATCGGCGACGCCAAGAGCAAGCAACCGATCCGCAAAGAAAACCTTTCCAGCTTTCCGGCTGCCATGCTTTGCGGCTGGATGGGCCAGTTGCAAAAGAGTTTTATCCTCAGTGGTATGTGGCCCCCAAAGCGGAAGCAAAATGCGAGTAG
- a CDS encoding LysR family transcriptional regulator — protein sequence MLEIRHLETLTAIRDAGSMQDAAERLHVTQSALSHQLRDLEVRLKTPLLNRRTRPARLTTAALRILTLADIVLPQVKATERELQQFAAGRTGRLHLAIDCHSCFQWLMPALDGFRREWPDVELDLSAAFSFAPLPALVRGDLDVVITSDPQNIDAVEYLPLFRYELVLAVAAANPLAQHKYIEPEQLADQILITYPVERQRLDVFTAFLDHADVEPAGLRKAELTPIIAQLVAGQRGVAALPNWALTEYLDQGWLRTCRLGEQGVWRTLYAAMRSEDVEADYLQAFMRQARDTCFKTLTGIKVARS from the coding sequence ATGCTGGAAATACGCCATCTGGAAACCCTGACCGCCATACGTGATGCAGGCAGCATGCAGGACGCCGCGGAAAGGCTGCATGTGACCCAATCGGCCTTGTCGCATCAATTGCGCGACCTGGAAGTTCGCCTGAAAACGCCGCTGCTGAATCGCCGCACACGGCCGGCCCGGCTGACCACTGCCGCCCTACGCATACTGACCTTGGCCGATATCGTCTTGCCGCAGGTCAAGGCTACCGAGCGCGAGCTACAGCAATTTGCCGCCGGCAGAACAGGCCGGCTTCATCTGGCCATAGACTGCCATTCATGCTTTCAGTGGCTTATGCCGGCACTGGATGGCTTTCGGCGCGAATGGCCCGATGTCGAGCTGGATTTATCGGCTGCATTCTCGTTTGCGCCGCTGCCCGCACTGGTTCGTGGAGACCTTGATGTTGTCATTACGTCGGATCCGCAAAACATTGATGCCGTTGAATACCTGCCGTTGTTCCGCTACGAACTGGTCCTTGCAGTGGCCGCCGCCAATCCGCTTGCCCAACACAAATATATAGAACCGGAACAGTTGGCCGACCAGATCTTGATTACTTATCCGGTAGAACGGCAACGGCTGGACGTATTCACGGCTTTCCTGGACCACGCCGATGTCGAGCCGGCGGGTCTGCGCAAGGCCGAACTGACACCCATTATTGCGCAACTGGTCGCCGGCCAGCGAGGCGTGGCTGCCTTGCCCAACTGGGCGCTGACGGAATATTTGGATCAAGGCTGGCTGCGTACATGCCGTCTGGGCGAACAAGGCGTATGGCGCACGCTATACGCCGCGATGCGTTCGGAGGACGTTGAAGCAGATTATTTGCAAGCCTTCATGCGGCAGGCACGCGACACCTGCTTCAAGACATTGACGGGTATAAAAGTAGCGCGTTCCTAG
- a CDS encoding sensor histidine kinase: MLIDPQVLKNTSASVESSRQASLFGLFGRKKNNRALLNKIMIWMFGPLFLLWTVGLVITYFIAQNIANAPYDRTLADHLRLLKHEVEQQSILNGIQLSPSAITILQGDPLNMIHWEIRDANGNSLGGNAHIPLPDNWTYEEDKLRLRNENVDNRSIRVAYIWGGRDQDGVPFLTVVSQSNEMRATLQQEILTGMLTPQLIVLPLAALLAGLGLTQGLEPLSLLQERIRARRANDMSPISADLAPAEIVPLIAAMNSLLQRLAATNETQRRFVANAAHQLKTPLAGMRTQAELALRERSPDKLNASLEQMVLGSERATRLVNQLLTLAKAESVENPHLIISDEIELNELARAQTSVWVDTALKKNLDLGFEPAASPIQIRGDRMMLAELLNNLIENAVLYSQPSGWVTVRVGGDAQSAYLEVEDSGPGISSEDRERVFDRFFRVLGSDVDGSGLGLSIVKEITDQHGGSISFMPTSTRNGMAGGTCLRITFSRIGDAQTT; the protein is encoded by the coding sequence ATGCTGATTGACCCGCAAGTTCTGAAAAACACCAGCGCCAGCGTTGAGTCCTCGCGCCAGGCCTCTCTTTTTGGTTTGTTCGGGCGCAAAAAAAACAATCGCGCCCTGCTGAACAAAATCATGATCTGGATGTTCGGTCCCCTGTTCCTGCTCTGGACCGTCGGCCTGGTGATTACCTATTTCATTGCCCAGAATATCGCCAACGCTCCTTATGATCGCACCCTGGCCGACCATTTGCGCCTGCTCAAGCACGAGGTGGAACAACAAAGCATTTTGAACGGCATACAGCTAAGCCCTTCCGCCATCACTATTTTGCAAGGCGATCCCTTGAACATGATTCATTGGGAAATCCGCGACGCCAACGGCAATTCCCTGGGCGGCAACGCCCACATACCATTGCCCGATAACTGGACCTACGAAGAAGACAAGCTGCGCCTACGTAACGAAAACGTCGATAACCGCAGCATACGCGTGGCGTACATCTGGGGCGGACGGGATCAGGATGGCGTGCCTTTCCTGACCGTTGTGTCGCAATCGAACGAAATGCGCGCCACCCTGCAGCAAGAAATCCTGACTGGCATGCTTACGCCCCAGCTGATCGTGCTGCCGCTGGCGGCCCTGTTGGCGGGCCTGGGCCTGACGCAGGGCCTGGAGCCGCTCAGTCTGCTGCAAGAGCGAATACGTGCACGGCGCGCCAACGACATGTCGCCCATCAGCGCCGATCTGGCGCCGGCGGAAATCGTGCCGCTCATTGCAGCCATGAACAGTCTGCTGCAACGCCTGGCCGCCACCAACGAGACACAGCGACGCTTTGTGGCCAATGCCGCGCATCAGCTTAAAACACCGCTTGCAGGCATGCGTACACAAGCCGAACTGGCCCTGCGCGAACGCAGCCCCGACAAATTGAATGCCAGCCTGGAACAAATGGTATTGGGCTCCGAACGGGCCACCCGCCTGGTCAACCAGTTGCTGACGCTGGCCAAGGCGGAAAGTGTAGAAAATCCACACCTCATTATCTCGGATGAGATCGAATTGAACGAGTTGGCCCGGGCGCAAACTTCCGTGTGGGTGGATACAGCCCTGAAAAAAAATCTGGACCTGGGCTTCGAACCGGCGGCATCTCCCATCCAGATCAGAGGCGATCGCATGATGCTGGCCGAGTTGCTTAACAATCTCATTGAAAATGCCGTGCTGTACAGTCAACCGTCTGGATGGGTCACTGTGCGTGTCGGCGGCGATGCCCAGTCGGCCTATCTGGAAGTGGAAGACTCGGGCCCGGGCATTTCGTCGGAAGACCGTGAGCGGGTGTTTGACCGCTTCTTCCGCGTACTGGGCAGCGACGTGGACGGCAGCGGACTGGGGCTGTCCATCGTCAAGGAAATTACCGATCAGCACGGAGGCTCGATCAGCTTCATGCCCACCAGCACCCGCAATGGCATGGCGGGCGGCACCTGCCTGCGCATCACCTTCAGCCGCATCGGCGATGCACAAACCACTTGA
- the recA gene encoding recombinase RecA → MDDKNSKAAGERSKALAAALSQIEKQFGKGSVMRYGDDTVEHDIQVVSTGSLGLDVALGVGGLPRGRVVEIYGPESSGKTTLTLQVIAEMQKIGGTCAFIDAEHALDVQYASKLGVNLADLLISQPDTGEQALEITDALVRSGSVDLIVIDSVAALVPKAEIEGDMGDSLPGLQARLMSQALRKLTANIKRANCMVIFINQIRMKIGVMFGSPETTTGGNALKFYSSVRLDIRRIGSIKKGDEIVGNETRVKVVKNKVAPPFKQAEFDIMYGGGISREGEIIDLGVQAGIVDKAGAWFSYSGTRIGQGKDNSREYLKEHPEMAFEIENRVREQLGVIPQVAANKTVQTTDDELGE, encoded by the coding sequence ATGGACGACAAAAACAGCAAAGCCGCCGGCGAGCGCAGCAAAGCACTGGCTGCCGCCTTATCTCAGATTGAAAAGCAATTTGGCAAGGGCTCGGTCATGCGTTATGGCGACGACACTGTTGAACACGATATTCAGGTCGTGTCTACCGGTTCGCTGGGGCTTGATGTCGCCCTGGGCGTCGGTGGCCTGCCGCGCGGGCGCGTCGTCGAAATCTACGGCCCTGAATCATCAGGTAAAACCACCTTGACCCTACAGGTCATTGCCGAAATGCAAAAAATCGGTGGTACCTGCGCCTTCATCGACGCCGAGCACGCGCTCGACGTCCAGTACGCCTCCAAGCTGGGCGTCAATCTGGCCGACCTGCTTATTTCACAGCCCGATACCGGCGAGCAGGCGCTTGAAATCACCGACGCCCTGGTCCGTTCGGGCTCGGTCGACCTTATCGTCATCGACTCGGTTGCCGCCCTGGTACCCAAGGCCGAAATCGAAGGTGACATGGGCGACTCCCTGCCCGGCCTGCAGGCCCGCCTCATGAGCCAGGCCTTGCGCAAGCTTACCGCCAACATCAAGCGTGCCAACTGCATGGTCATCTTCATCAACCAGATCCGCATGAAGATCGGCGTCATGTTTGGCAGTCCGGAAACCACCACCGGCGGCAATGCGCTCAAGTTTTATTCCTCGGTACGGCTCGATATCCGCCGTATCGGCTCCATCAAGAAAGGCGACGAAATCGTCGGCAACGAAACCCGCGTCAAAGTTGTCAAGAACAAGGTTGCTCCTCCTTTCAAACAAGCAGAATTCGACATCATGTATGGCGGGGGTATCTCGCGCGAAGGCGAAATCATTGATCTTGGCGTACAGGCTGGTATCGTGGACAAGGCTGGCGCCTGGTTCAGCTATAGCGGTACGCGTATTGGCCAGGGTAAAGACAACTCCCGCGAATACCTTAAAGAACACCCCGAAATGGCTTTCGAAATCGAAAATCGCGTACGTGAGCAGTTGGGTGTAATACCGCAGGTAGCAGCCAACAAGACAGTACAAACCACAGACGACGAGCTCGGAGAATAA
- a CDS encoding TerC family protein — MLEFFQTLHWGAVFQIILIDILLGGDNAVVIALACRNLQHKQRMQGILWGTAGAIILRVLLIAFALTLLDIPFLKLVGGALLVWIGVKLLIPDEDEHGNIKGGSSVWSAVKTILIADFVMSLDNVIAIAGAAQNTHLDHQLYYVIFGLLVSVPIIIWGSTLVLKLIDRFPLVVTLGAALLGWIAGGMLVTDVFVVEQFGPISSTIKIAAEVIGAILVVVLGKWLGSRKTSTPKEENA, encoded by the coding sequence ATGCTTGAGTTTTTTCAAACGCTCCATTGGGGAGCCGTATTTCAGATCATTCTGATCGATATTCTGCTTGGGGGCGACAATGCGGTCGTCATCGCCCTGGCTTGTCGCAATTTGCAGCACAAGCAGCGCATGCAGGGTATTTTGTGGGGTACGGCCGGCGCCATCATTCTTCGCGTCTTGCTGATTGCCTTCGCACTCACGCTGCTGGATATTCCCTTTCTTAAATTGGTGGGCGGCGCACTGCTCGTATGGATAGGCGTCAAGCTGCTGATTCCCGACGAAGATGAGCACGGCAATATCAAGGGCGGCAGTTCCGTGTGGTCGGCGGTTAAAACGATTCTGATCGCCGATTTTGTCATGAGCCTGGACAACGTCATCGCCATTGCCGGAGCAGCCCAGAACACGCATTTGGACCACCAGCTTTATTATGTGATTTTCGGCCTGCTCGTCAGTGTGCCCATTATCATTTGGGGCAGCACGCTGGTCTTGAAACTGATAGACCGTTTCCCGTTGGTGGTTACCTTGGGTGCGGCCTTGTTGGGCTGGATTGCCGGCGGCATGCTGGTAACCGACGTTTTTGTCGTTGAACAGTTTGGACCCATTTCCAGTACGATCAAGATTGCCGCCGAAGTCATCGGCGCCATACTGGTGGTTGTACTGGGTAAATGGCTGGGGTCGCGCAAGACCTCTACACCCAAGGAAGAAAACGCATGA
- the recX gene encoding recombination regulator RecX has product MPSNEDDFETLSPGSDKAGAPQKKTGPSLKARAIGYLSRREHSRHELSRKLAPFTDDPQEIESLLTQLERENWLSNERFAQSLLNRRASRQGASRILSELRQHGVDAAAIDSLGQQLQDTEFERARAVWEKKFGRPPTDAKDYARQYRFLASRGFAAECLRRILGDIPYDAD; this is encoded by the coding sequence ATGCCATCGAATGAAGACGATTTCGAAACGCTGTCACCCGGCAGCGATAAGGCTGGCGCGCCCCAAAAAAAAACCGGGCCCAGCCTAAAGGCTCGTGCCATAGGCTATCTGTCGCGGCGCGAACATTCCCGCCACGAGCTAAGCCGCAAGCTCGCACCCTTTACCGACGATCCCCAAGAAATCGAATCTTTGCTGACTCAGCTCGAACGCGAAAATTGGCTGTCCAATGAACGTTTTGCACAAAGTTTGTTGAACAGGCGCGCATCACGCCAAGGGGCCAGCCGTATACTGAGTGAGCTCAGGCAGCATGGCGTAGACGCCGCCGCCATCGACAGTCTGGGCCAGCAGTTGCAAGACACCGAGTTCGAACGCGCCCGCGCCGTATGGGAAAAAAAGTTCGGTCGGCCTCCAACAGATGCCAAAGACTATGCGCGTCAGTATCGATTTTTGGCGTCACGCGGCTTTGCCGCTGAATGTCTGCGGCGCATATTGGGTGATATTCCTTATGATGCAGACTAG
- the sucC gene encoding ADP-forming succinate--CoA ligase subunit beta: MKIHEYQGKELLKKFGVTVPRGIPAFSVDEAVAAAEKLGGPVWVVKAQIHAGGRGKGGGVKLGRSLDEVRQLSSEILGMQLVTHQTGPEGQKVGRLYIEEGADIQQEYYLSAVTDRATQKVAFIASSEGGMDIEEVAHSSPEKIITVMIDPLKGFTQADGETLAKGVGMPADSVAQFIDVCQKLYACYMETDASLVEINPLNRDSKGNIIALDAKFNFDSNALFRHPEIVEYRDLAEEDPAEIEASKFDLAYIQLDGNIGCLVNGAGLAMATMDTIKLFGGEPANFLDVGGGATAEKVTEAFKIMLSNEGVKAILVNIFGGIMRCDVIAEGVIAACKAVNLSVPLVVRMKGTNEELGKKLLAESGLPIISADTMAEAATKVVAAAK; this comes from the coding sequence ATGAAAATTCACGAGTATCAAGGCAAGGAACTGCTAAAGAAGTTTGGCGTGACTGTGCCACGCGGGATTCCTGCTTTTTCCGTCGACGAAGCCGTTGCAGCCGCAGAAAAACTGGGCGGGCCGGTTTGGGTGGTCAAGGCGCAAATTCACGCAGGTGGCCGTGGCAAGGGCGGTGGCGTCAAGCTGGGTCGCTCGCTCGATGAAGTTCGTCAATTGTCCTCAGAAATCCTGGGCATGCAGCTGGTCACGCACCAGACAGGTCCTGAAGGCCAGAAAGTAGGCCGCCTGTACATCGAAGAGGGCGCCGACATTCAGCAAGAATATTACCTGTCCGCTGTAACCGACCGTGCCACGCAGAAGGTGGCTTTCATCGCTTCCAGTGAAGGCGGCATGGATATCGAAGAGGTTGCCCATTCCTCTCCCGAAAAAATCATCACCGTGATGATCGACCCGCTGAAGGGGTTTACCCAGGCCGACGGCGAAACGCTCGCCAAGGGCGTGGGCATGCCGGCCGACTCCGTGGCCCAGTTCATCGACGTGTGCCAGAAGCTCTATGCCTGCTACATGGAAACCGATGCCTCGCTGGTAGAAATCAACCCCCTGAATCGCGATAGCAAGGGCAATATCATTGCTCTCGATGCGAAGTTCAACTTCGATTCCAACGCGCTGTTCCGTCATCCCGAGATTGTCGAGTACCGCGACCTGGCCGAAGAAGATCCTGCTGAAATCGAAGCCAGCAAATTTGACTTGGCTTACATTCAGCTCGACGGCAATATTGGCTGCCTGGTCAATGGCGCCGGCCTGGCCATGGCAACCATGGACACGATCAAGCTGTTCGGCGGCGAACCAGCCAACTTCCTTGATGTGGGCGGTGGCGCCACAGCAGAAAAAGTCACCGAAGCCTTCAAGATCATGCTCTCGAACGAAGGCGTCAAAGCCATTCTGGTCAACATCTTCGGCGGCATCATGCGTTGTGACGTCATCGCCGAAGGCGTGATCGCCGCGTGCAAGGCCGTCAACCTTAGCGTGCCTCTGGTCGTACGCATGAAGGGCACCAACGAAGAGCTGGGCAAGAAATTGCTGGCCGAGTCGGGCTTGCCCATCATCAGCGCTGACACCATGGCCGAAGCCGCGACCAAAGTCGTAGCCGCCGCGAAATAA